One stretch of Saccharopolyspora erythraea DNA includes these proteins:
- a CDS encoding MFS transporter, with protein MSGTASSPATRSPGGTSAAARPPLALCAASFVSTFDRFAVTPMLLLIALDMRAPLAATVAAASGYFLAYGLSQAAWGVLSDRYGRVRIMRATLLGAAAAGLVSAVVPSLGALVAARVVAGACFGAVVPTALTYVGDTVPVARRQRALSELMGLMALGTALATAAGGVLADLLHWRAVFAAPAVLALACSLALRGLPEPERAAVGGMRQHFTAVLRNRWALLVFGLAFVEGGALLGTMTFLASALQSGGVEAAVAGIATAAYGIGVWLFSLLLRKAFSGRPVWLLITIGGVQMCAGYALVSLRVDVGTVVITTLLLGGGWSFMHSSLQTWATSVAPSARGTAVSFFAAALFCGSAVASALGGLLVERGQYALLFAATTALAVALTAVATLAHRRYEAGQR; from the coding sequence ATGTCCGGTACCGCCAGCTCTCCCGCCACCAGATCCCCCGGCGGCACCTCCGCCGCCGCCCGACCGCCGCTGGCGCTGTGCGCGGCCTCGTTCGTCAGCACATTCGACCGCTTCGCGGTCACCCCGATGCTGCTGCTCATCGCCCTGGACATGCGGGCGCCGCTGGCCGCCACGGTCGCCGCCGCGAGCGGCTACTTCCTCGCCTACGGCCTGTCCCAGGCCGCGTGGGGCGTGCTGTCCGACCGCTACGGCCGCGTCCGCATCATGCGGGCCACCCTGCTGGGCGCCGCTGCCGCCGGGCTGGTCTCGGCGGTCGTGCCCTCGCTGGGCGCGCTCGTGGCCGCACGCGTGGTCGCGGGCGCCTGCTTCGGCGCGGTGGTGCCGACCGCGCTGACCTACGTGGGCGACACCGTGCCCGTGGCACGGCGGCAGCGCGCGCTCTCCGAGCTCATGGGACTCATGGCCCTCGGCACCGCACTGGCGACCGCGGCGGGCGGGGTCCTGGCCGACCTCCTGCACTGGCGTGCGGTGTTCGCCGCACCCGCGGTGCTCGCCCTCGCCTGCTCCCTCGCGCTGCGCGGCCTGCCCGAGCCCGAGCGCGCGGCCGTCGGCGGCATGCGGCAGCACTTCACCGCGGTGCTGCGGAACCGCTGGGCGCTGCTGGTCTTCGGGCTGGCGTTCGTCGAGGGCGGGGCACTGCTGGGCACGATGACGTTCCTGGCCTCGGCCCTGCAGAGCGGCGGTGTCGAAGCTGCCGTCGCGGGCATCGCGACGGCCGCCTACGGCATCGGCGTGTGGCTGTTCTCGCTGCTGCTGCGGAAAGCTTTCAGCGGGCGTCCGGTCTGGCTGCTGATCACGATCGGCGGCGTCCAGATGTGCGCGGGCTACGCACTCGTGAGCCTGCGCGTCGACGTCGGCACCGTCGTCATCACGACGTTGCTGCTGGGCGGCGGCTGGTCGTTCATGCACTCGTCGTTGCAGACGTGGGCGACGTCGGTGGCACCGTCGGCGCGGGGCACGGCAGTCTCGTTCTTCGCCGCCGCGCTGTTCTGCGGCAGCGCCGTCGCCTCAGCCCTCGGCGGGCTGCTCGTCGAACGGGGTCAGTACGCGCTGCTGTTCGCGGCGACGACGGCGCTGGCGGTGGCGCTGACCGCGGTGGCGACCCTCGCCCACCGCCGCTACGAAGCCGGGCAGCGGTGA
- a CDS encoding MFS transporter: MVSHRPLATGERAGYREWAGLAVLALPTLLLAVDNSVLFLALPHLSEDLAPTGGQQLWIMDSYGFMIAGFLVTMGTLGDRVGRRRLLMSGAAAFGVVSVLAAYAPSAEALIAARALLGVAGATLMPSTLALITEMFTDRRQRALAIGVFMSCFMGGGVFGPVVGGFVLQRFWWGAVFLMGVPVMLLLLATGPLLLPRSRGSGRGRLDLISVALSLAAILPVIYGLKAIAGSGASWTALLVAAVGVGFGVLFVRRQRTLADPLLDLRLFANRSFSAALVILLFAMCLQGGVYLLVGQYLQMVEGLSPLAAGIWMAPPAVALGIGSVLSPLLARRFRPGVVIGGGLLLSVPGFLLLAVADHSGGPTLLVVATTIGFLGTAPIGALGIDLVVGSAPPEKAGAASSVSETSGEFGIAFGVAAFGSVGAAVYQRSVADAIPRGVPPEAADAARETLPGAVAAAEALPGGTAGELLGAAQQAFTTGMATVAGVCAVVVAVLAVLSLTVLRGLRTA, encoded by the coding sequence ATGGTTTCCCACCGACCGCTCGCCACCGGTGAACGCGCCGGGTACCGCGAATGGGCCGGCCTCGCCGTGCTCGCCCTGCCAACCCTGCTGCTCGCGGTGGACAACAGCGTGCTGTTCCTGGCGTTGCCGCACCTCAGCGAGGACCTGGCCCCGACGGGCGGCCAGCAGCTCTGGATCATGGACAGCTACGGGTTCATGATCGCCGGCTTCCTGGTCACCATGGGCACGCTCGGCGACCGCGTCGGCAGGCGCAGGCTGCTGATGTCCGGCGCCGCCGCGTTCGGCGTCGTGTCGGTGCTGGCGGCCTACGCGCCCAGCGCCGAGGCGCTCATCGCGGCCCGGGCGCTGCTCGGCGTCGCGGGCGCGACGCTGATGCCCTCGACGCTGGCGCTGATCACCGAGATGTTCACGGACCGGCGCCAGCGCGCACTGGCGATCGGCGTCTTCATGAGCTGCTTCATGGGCGGCGGCGTGTTCGGCCCCGTGGTCGGCGGGTTCGTGCTCCAGCGGTTCTGGTGGGGAGCGGTGTTCCTCATGGGCGTTCCGGTCATGCTGCTGCTCCTGGCGACCGGGCCGCTGCTGCTGCCGCGGTCGCGCGGGAGCGGGCGGGGCAGGCTCGACCTGATCAGCGTGGCGCTCTCGCTCGCGGCGATCCTGCCGGTCATCTACGGCCTCAAGGCGATCGCCGGGAGCGGAGCGAGCTGGACGGCGTTGCTCGTCGCCGCGGTCGGCGTGGGCTTCGGCGTGCTGTTCGTGCGGAGGCAGCGCACTCTTGCCGATCCGCTTCTCGACCTGCGGCTGTTCGCCAACCGCTCGTTCAGCGCGGCGCTGGTGATCCTGCTCTTCGCGATGTGCCTGCAGGGCGGCGTCTACCTGCTCGTCGGCCAGTACTTGCAGATGGTCGAGGGACTTTCCCCGCTGGCGGCGGGGATCTGGATGGCGCCGCCGGCGGTCGCGCTGGGCATCGGATCGGTGCTGTCGCCGCTGCTCGCCCGGAGGTTCCGCCCGGGCGTGGTGATCGGAGGCGGACTCCTGCTGTCGGTGCCCGGCTTCCTCCTGCTGGCCGTGGCCGACCACAGCGGGGGACCGACGCTGCTGGTGGTCGCGACGACCATCGGTTTCCTCGGGACCGCCCCCATCGGCGCGCTCGGCATCGACCTGGTCGTCGGGTCGGCGCCTCCGGAGAAGGCGGGCGCGGCCTCCTCGGTCTCCGAGACCAGCGGCGAGTTCGGGATCGCGTTCGGCGTGGCGGCGTTCGGCAGCGTCGGCGCGGCCGTCTACCAGCGCAGCGTGGCGGACGCGATTCCCCGCGGCGTGCCACCGGAGGCGGCCGACGCCGCCCGCGAGACGCTGCCGGGTGCGGTGGCCGCGGCCGAAGCGCTGCCCGGGGGCACCGCCGGTGAGCTGCTCGGCGCGGCGCAGCAGGCGTTCACCACCGGTATGGCGACGGTCGCGGGCGTTTGCGCGGTGGTCGTGGCCGTGCTCGCGGTGCTCTCGTTGACCGTCCTGCGCGGGCTGCGGACCGCGTAG
- a CDS encoding cytochrome P450 family protein, which produces MRPVEIDDEFVTCPHAAYARLRGQGPVHRAVAPDGSHVWLVTRYDDVRAALADPRLSLDKAHATGGYRGLPLPPALDANLLNMDAPEHTRLRRIVARAFTAHRTELLRPRVQEIADELLDAVAGREQAELMSAFAGPLPITVICELLGVDARDRPDFRAWTDETLAPSTPDRARDSLRSLYAFLVDLIARKRAEPGADMLSTLVGLRDDAGSLTEDELTSTAFLVLFAGYENTVNLIGNGLAALLARPAQLAAVRSDRELLSSTVEELLRFDPPPQLAIRRFPKEDLEIGGVRIPAGDTVLLSLVSAHHDPARFPSPGELLPDRADNAHLAFGHGPHFCIGAPLARMEAEIAFSTVLARFPGLSLAVDPAELRWRPSFRNRGLRELPVRLS; this is translated from the coding sequence ATGCGACCGGTCGAGATCGATGACGAGTTCGTGACCTGCCCGCACGCGGCTTACGCGCGGCTGCGCGGGCAGGGCCCGGTGCACCGGGCGGTGGCACCGGACGGCTCCCACGTCTGGCTGGTAACCCGCTACGACGACGTCCGCGCCGCGCTGGCCGACCCGAGGCTGTCGCTGGACAAGGCGCACGCCACCGGCGGCTACCGCGGTCTGCCGCTGCCGCCCGCCCTGGACGCGAACCTGCTCAACATGGACGCGCCCGAGCACACCCGGCTGCGCCGCATCGTGGCCAGGGCCTTCACCGCGCACCGCACCGAGCTTTTGCGGCCCCGCGTCCAGGAGATCGCAGACGAACTGCTCGACGCCGTCGCGGGCCGGGAGCAGGCGGAACTGATGTCGGCCTTCGCGGGTCCGCTGCCGATCACCGTGATCTGCGAGCTGCTGGGCGTCGACGCGCGGGACCGGCCGGACTTCCGGGCGTGGACCGACGAGACGCTCGCGCCCTCCACACCCGACCGTGCCCGCGACTCGCTGCGCTCCCTGTACGCATTCCTGGTCGACCTGATCGCGCGCAAACGCGCCGAACCCGGTGCGGACATGCTGAGCACGCTGGTCGGCCTGCGGGACGACGCGGGCAGCCTGACCGAGGACGAGCTGACCTCCACCGCGTTCCTCGTGCTGTTCGCGGGCTACGAGAACACCGTGAACCTGATCGGCAACGGGCTCGCCGCCCTGCTCGCCCGCCCGGCACAGCTCGCGGCCGTCCGGTCCGACCGCGAACTGCTTTCGTCCACAGTGGAGGAACTACTGCGGTTCGACCCGCCGCCGCAGCTTGCCATCCGCCGTTTTCCCAAGGAGGACCTGGAGATCGGCGGCGTGCGGATTCCGGCGGGCGACACCGTGCTGCTCTCCCTGGTCTCCGCGCATCACGACCCGGCGCGCTTCCCCTCGCCCGGTGAGCTGCTCCCCGACCGCGCCGACAACGCGCACCTGGCGTTCGGCCACGGACCGCACTTCTGCATCGGCGCGCCGCTGGCCCGGATGGAGGCCGAGATCGCATTCAGCACCGTCCTCGCCCGCTTCCCCGGCCTCTCGCTCGCGGTCGACCCCGCGGAACTCCGGTGGCGGCCGTCGTTCCGCAACCGCGGTCTGCGGGAACTGCCCGTGCGGTTGTCCTGA
- a CDS encoding FAD binding domain-containing protein → MIPAAFTYRRASSVDDALALLAEHGEDAKLLAGGHSLLPLMKLRLAVPEVVVDLGGLPDLSYVEDRGDSVAIGALTRHHDLATSELLGREVPLLAHAAGTIGDPQVRHRGTIGGSLVHGDPASDLPAVALALDAVLVVRGPAGSREVPATEFFKDFFETAVEPGELLTEIRIAKRGGQGWDFQKFTRRAIDWAIVGVAVAGDAVALVNMGPKPMRASAVEAALAAGASPAEAAEHAAEGTSPPDEHNASAAYRQHLAKVLVRRALENARAR, encoded by the coding sequence ATGATCCCCGCCGCGTTCACCTACCGGCGGGCGAGCTCCGTCGACGACGCGCTCGCCCTGCTCGCAGAGCACGGCGAGGACGCCAAGCTGCTGGCAGGCGGCCACTCGCTGCTGCCGCTGATGAAGCTGCGGCTGGCTGTGCCGGAGGTCGTGGTCGACCTCGGCGGCCTGCCGGACCTCTCCTACGTCGAGGACCGGGGCGACAGCGTCGCCATCGGCGCCCTGACCCGCCACCACGACCTGGCGACCTCGGAGCTGCTCGGCCGGGAGGTGCCGCTGCTGGCGCACGCGGCGGGCACGATCGGCGACCCGCAGGTCCGCCACCGGGGCACGATCGGCGGTTCGCTGGTGCACGGCGACCCCGCGTCGGACCTGCCCGCGGTCGCGCTCGCGCTGGACGCGGTGCTGGTCGTGCGCGGCCCGGCGGGCTCGCGGGAGGTGCCGGCCACCGAGTTCTTCAAGGACTTCTTCGAGACCGCCGTCGAGCCCGGTGAGCTGCTGACCGAGATCCGCATCGCCAAGCGGGGCGGCCAGGGCTGGGACTTCCAGAAGTTCACCCGCCGGGCCATCGACTGGGCGATCGTCGGCGTCGCGGTGGCCGGTGACGCGGTGGCGCTGGTGAACATGGGCCCGAAGCCGATGCGGGCGAGCGCGGTGGAGGCCGCGCTGGCCGCGGGTGCGTCGCCGGCCGAGGCCGCCGAGCACGCCGCCGAGGGCACCTCCCCACCGGACGAGCACAACGCCAGCGCCGCTTACCGGCAGCACCTCGCGAAGGTGCTGGTGCGACGCGCGCTGGAGAACGCCCGGGCGCGCTGA
- a CDS encoding (2Fe-2S)-binding protein gives MHVTINVNGEEHGDEVEDRTLLVHYIRDTRGLTGTNVGCDTTSCGACTVLLDGESVKSCTVLAAQADGHSVTTIEGLADGESMHPVQRAFQEKHGLQCGFCTPGMVMASVSLLRENPNPTDAEVRSGLEGNICRCTGYHNIVESVLAAAERTTEAAE, from the coding sequence GTGCACGTCACGATCAACGTCAACGGCGAGGAGCACGGCGATGAGGTCGAGGACCGCACGCTGCTCGTCCACTACATCCGGGACACCCGCGGGCTCACCGGCACCAACGTCGGCTGCGACACGACCTCCTGCGGGGCGTGCACGGTGCTGCTCGACGGCGAGTCGGTGAAGTCCTGCACGGTGCTGGCCGCGCAGGCCGACGGCCACTCGGTCACCACGATCGAGGGCCTGGCCGACGGCGAGTCGATGCACCCGGTGCAGCGCGCCTTCCAGGAGAAGCACGGGCTGCAGTGCGGGTTCTGCACGCCGGGCATGGTGATGGCGTCGGTTTCGCTGCTGCGCGAGAACCCCAACCCGACCGACGCCGAGGTGCGCAGCGGGCTCGAGGGCAACATCTGCCGCTGCACCGGCTACCACAACATCGTGGAGTCCGTGCTCGCCGCGGCGGAGCGGACCACGGAGGCTGCCGAATGA
- a CDS encoding xanthine dehydrogenase family protein molybdopterin-binding subunit yields MSILGTRVERREDPRLLTSGGVYVDDLREPALEGAAHVTFVRSPMAHARIEAIDVADAAAMPGVLGVFTGADLDVDPVAPGPGLGGQPLPSAMARPHLARDVARYVGEPVAAVVTETLAQGEDAAELVSVDYEPLDAVVDVDDALRDEVLLFPEAGTNTAARSGERDESLFDGCDVVVTRRIENQRLAAAPLETRAAACAWGDDGRLTMWLSNQNAQACRDAVQEQLGLDEGQVRIITPDVGGGFGAKIGVDPDAVLLGWLSRRAGRPLRWSESRSENMVAMTHGRGQRQTVTIGGDREGRVLAYRLDLVQDLGAYPLMSAFLPTFTGLMAGGPYDIAKVETTARCVVTNTMSTAAYRGAGRPEATAAIERAVDLFAAEVGLDPAEVRRRNAVRPEQFPYRTATGLVYDSGEYVRAIDAVLEAAGYRALREEQARRRSEGAIRQLGLGISLYVEITAPNNAEGEHGHVEVLPDGSALVLTGSSAHGQGHATSFSMLVADQLGIDIDRIQIVHGDTDRVPAGAGTMGSRSLQLGGSAVHRAAVDVREKGRALAAELIEIDEADVELVDGDWRVRGAASVGISWAELAERARDRGGLAADVHFVSDSPTFPFGVHLAVVEVDTETGGVEHVRHVTVDDAGPVLNPVLAEGQRHGGIAQGAAQALLEHMSYDTDGNPQTANFADYAIITASELPRFELLHMETPTTLNPLGVKGIGEAGTIGATPAVQNAVVDALSHLGVSHIDMPTTPERVWAAINEA; encoded by the coding sequence TTGAGCATTCTCGGCACCCGGGTCGAACGCCGCGAGGACCCGCGCCTGCTCACCTCCGGCGGCGTCTACGTCGACGACCTCCGGGAACCGGCGCTGGAAGGCGCCGCCCACGTCACCTTCGTGCGCAGTCCCATGGCGCACGCCAGGATCGAGGCGATCGACGTCGCCGACGCCGCGGCGATGCCCGGCGTGCTCGGCGTCTTCACCGGCGCGGACCTCGACGTCGACCCGGTGGCGCCGGGCCCCGGGCTCGGCGGGCAGCCCCTCCCGTCCGCGATGGCACGTCCGCACCTGGCGCGCGATGTCGCGCGCTACGTCGGCGAGCCCGTGGCGGCCGTGGTGACCGAGACCCTCGCACAGGGCGAGGACGCCGCCGAGCTGGTCTCGGTCGACTACGAGCCGCTGGACGCGGTCGTCGACGTCGACGACGCGCTGCGGGACGAGGTGCTGCTGTTCCCCGAGGCGGGCACCAACACCGCCGCCCGGTCCGGCGAACGCGACGAGTCGCTGTTCGACGGCTGCGACGTCGTCGTCACCCGGCGGATCGAGAACCAGCGGCTGGCCGCCGCGCCGCTGGAGACCCGAGCCGCGGCGTGCGCGTGGGGCGACGACGGCAGGCTCACGATGTGGCTTTCGAACCAGAACGCCCAGGCGTGCCGCGACGCCGTCCAGGAGCAGCTCGGGCTCGACGAGGGCCAGGTCCGCATCATCACCCCCGACGTCGGCGGCGGTTTCGGCGCCAAGATCGGCGTCGACCCCGACGCCGTGCTGCTGGGCTGGCTCTCCCGGCGGGCGGGCAGACCGCTGCGCTGGTCGGAGAGCCGCAGCGAGAACATGGTGGCGATGACCCACGGCCGCGGGCAGCGCCAGACCGTGACCATCGGCGGCGACCGCGAGGGCAGGGTCCTGGCCTACCGGCTCGACCTGGTGCAGGACCTCGGCGCGTACCCGCTGATGTCGGCTTTCCTGCCGACCTTCACCGGCCTGATGGCAGGCGGCCCCTACGACATCGCCAAGGTCGAGACGACCGCCCGCTGCGTGGTCACCAACACGATGTCCACCGCGGCCTACCGGGGCGCGGGCCGGCCGGAGGCGACCGCGGCGATCGAGCGCGCCGTGGACCTGTTCGCCGCCGAGGTCGGGCTGGACCCGGCCGAGGTCCGGCGCCGCAACGCGGTGCGCCCCGAGCAGTTCCCGTACCGCACGGCGACCGGGCTGGTCTACGACAGCGGCGAGTACGTCCGCGCGATCGACGCGGTGCTCGAGGCCGCTGGCTACCGCGCGCTCCGGGAGGAGCAGGCCCGCCGGCGCTCGGAGGGCGCGATCCGCCAGCTCGGACTCGGCATCTCCCTCTACGTCGAGATCACCGCGCCGAACAACGCCGAGGGCGAGCACGGGCACGTCGAAGTGCTGCCCGACGGCAGCGCCCTGGTGCTCACCGGCAGCTCCGCGCACGGCCAGGGCCACGCCACCTCGTTCTCGATGCTGGTGGCCGACCAGCTCGGCATCGACATCGACCGCATCCAGATCGTCCACGGCGACACCGACCGGGTGCCCGCGGGCGCGGGCACGATGGGTTCGCGGTCGCTCCAGCTCGGCGGGTCGGCGGTGCACCGCGCCGCGGTGGACGTGCGGGAGAAGGGGCGGGCCCTGGCCGCCGAGCTGATCGAGATCGACGAAGCAGACGTGGAGCTGGTCGACGGCGACTGGCGGGTGCGCGGCGCCGCGTCGGTCGGGATCTCGTGGGCCGAGCTGGCCGAGCGCGCGCGGGACCGCGGCGGGCTGGCCGCCGACGTGCACTTCGTCTCCGACAGCCCGACCTTCCCGTTCGGGGTGCACCTGGCCGTCGTCGAGGTCGACACCGAGACGGGCGGAGTCGAGCACGTCCGCCACGTCACCGTCGACGACGCCGGTCCGGTGCTCAACCCGGTCCTGGCCGAGGGCCAGCGCCACGGCGGGATCGCGCAGGGCGCGGCGCAGGCGCTGCTGGAGCACATGTCCTACGACACCGACGGCAACCCCCAGACGGCGAACTTCGCCGACTACGCCATCATCACCGCTTCCGAGCTGCCCCGGTTCGAACTGCTGCACATGGAGACGCCGACTACGCTGAACCCGTTGGGAGTCAAGGGAATCGGTGAGGCGGGAACGATCGGTGCGACGCCCGCGGTGCAGAACGCGGTCGTCGACGCGCTGTCCCACCTCGGCGTCAGCCACATCGACATGCCCACCACGCCCGAGCGGGTGTGGGCGGCGATCAACGAGGCATGA
- a CDS encoding UvrD-helicase domain-containing protein: MRASHRDERLRQRAEQALAGFAGLPGWKRQVLARFLVESARGWHTYLHRSFPRTGRPDALLIGPKGVLAVLLREQAPEEGELPSFRFAAELFLGARVREGNVSDAVVRPVVVFPPEHRPARGAGYLAVSAAELDRVLDRGERRLDRRDVRALAAHLESGNGDYVVQTLGEEQEAEAGSEQLFDVAEIRQDRFDRALAGSFESWLTFLDDSQFAMVRRNYQGPARISGPAGTGKSVVALHRMAHLAKRTTGRLLFTAHAKNLPPIMERNFSRLVPELAERAEFRSLHSWALQLLRDRGRDIEVSSSDSVFGPAWSRSGKQSKLNELNPNPSYWRDEIDHVIKGRGLTGPAEYQAVRRTGRGLPLDRSDRELVWHFFQQYEAIRVEKGQHDFNDLLSEALHEVERDPLQPGYAAVVVDEVQDITLLGLRLLRAIAGDGPNRLLLVGDGQQQIYPGGWRLSDAGIPIRGRGEVLRNNYRNASRVLELAKRFDATNQVDDLDGDVGVSLRESVATFRGGQADIWRGPRADHERALLAALGELGEVPRDDIAVLTFDRRAAGRWLGVLRRAGFDAMDLEHFEGERTERIKVGTVYRAKGLEFRAVLVPEPPRTEPDGDRGREWRERGQRAQLVAATRGRDHVWVGFPA; this comes from the coding sequence ATGCGAGCCAGCCACAGGGACGAACGCCTGCGCCAACGGGCGGAGCAGGCATTGGCGGGATTCGCCGGGCTGCCGGGGTGGAAGCGGCAGGTGCTGGCGCGGTTCCTGGTCGAGTCAGCCCGCGGCTGGCACACCTACCTGCACCGGTCGTTCCCGCGGACCGGGCGGCCGGACGCGCTGCTGATCGGCCCAAAAGGCGTGCTCGCGGTCCTGCTGCGCGAGCAGGCGCCGGAGGAGGGGGAGCTGCCGTCCTTCCGGTTCGCCGCCGAGCTCTTCCTCGGAGCGAGGGTGCGGGAGGGCAACGTCAGCGACGCCGTCGTGCGTCCAGTGGTGGTGTTCCCGCCGGAGCACCGTCCCGCGCGCGGCGCCGGCTACCTCGCCGTCTCGGCGGCCGAACTCGACCGTGTGCTGGATCGCGGTGAGCGCCGGCTGGACCGCCGGGACGTCCGGGCGCTCGCCGCACACCTCGAGTCCGGCAACGGCGACTACGTCGTGCAAACCCTGGGCGAGGAGCAGGAGGCCGAGGCCGGTAGCGAGCAGCTCTTCGACGTCGCCGAGATCCGGCAGGACCGCTTCGACCGGGCGCTGGCCGGTTCGTTCGAGTCCTGGCTGACATTTCTCGACGACTCGCAGTTCGCCATGGTCCGGCGCAACTACCAGGGTCCGGCGCGGATCAGCGGCCCGGCTGGTACGGGCAAGTCGGTGGTCGCGCTGCACCGGATGGCCCACCTGGCCAAGCGGACCACCGGCCGGCTGCTGTTCACCGCCCACGCCAAGAACCTCCCGCCGATCATGGAGCGCAACTTCTCCAGGCTCGTGCCGGAACTGGCCGAGCGGGCGGAGTTCCGCAGCCTGCACTCGTGGGCCCTGCAACTGCTGCGCGACCGCGGCAGGGACATCGAGGTCAGCAGCTCCGACAGCGTGTTCGGCCCGGCTTGGTCGCGGTCGGGCAAGCAGAGCAAGCTCAATGAGCTCAACCCGAACCCCTCCTACTGGCGGGACGAGATCGACCACGTCATCAAGGGGCGGGGACTGACCGGTCCAGCCGAGTACCAGGCCGTCAGGCGTACCGGCCGCGGACTGCCGCTGGACCGATCCGACCGGGAACTGGTGTGGCACTTCTTCCAGCAGTACGAGGCGATCCGCGTGGAGAAGGGGCAACACGACTTCAACGACCTGCTCAGCGAGGCGCTGCACGAGGTCGAGCGGGACCCGCTGCAACCCGGCTACGCGGCAGTGGTCGTCGACGAGGTCCAGGACATCACCCTGCTCGGACTGCGGCTGCTGCGTGCGATCGCGGGGGACGGGCCGAACCGGCTGCTGCTGGTGGGCGACGGCCAGCAGCAGATCTACCCCGGCGGGTGGCGGCTGTCGGACGCCGGTATCCCCATTCGAGGTCGCGGTGAGGTGCTGCGCAACAACTACCGCAACGCCTCCCGCGTGCTGGAGCTGGCCAAGCGGTTCGACGCCACCAACCAGGTCGACGACCTCGACGGCGACGTCGGCGTCTCGTTGCGGGAGTCCGTGGCGACGTTCCGGGGTGGGCAGGCCGATATCTGGCGCGGCCCGCGCGCCGACCACGAGCGTGCGCTGCTGGCTGCTCTGGGGGAGCTCGGCGAGGTGCCCAGGGACGACATCGCTGTGCTGACCTTCGACCGGCGCGCCGCCGGTCGCTGGCTGGGGGTGCTGCGCAGGGCCGGGTTCGACGCGATGGACCTGGAGCACTTCGAAGGTGAGCGCACGGAGCGCATCAAGGTCGGCACGGTCTACCGGGCGAAGGGCCTGGAGTTCCGGGCTGTGCTGGTGCCCGAACCGCCGCGCACCGAACCGGACGGCGACCGCGGGCGGGAGTGGCGCGAGCGCGGACAGCGGGCCCAGCTCGTCGCGGCCACCCGCGGCCGCGACCACGTCTGGGTCGGTTTCCCGGCCTGA
- a CDS encoding sulfite oxidase, whose product MDARLPEVSFPARLAEPGEGIGMDELALAARNHGMPLEALRYDVTPVGLHYLLTHYDIPVVDPDQWRLAVGGRVGRPLELDLAGLRSRPARTVRVTMECAGNGRARLLPRPVSQPWLVGAVGTAEWTGVPLREVLTEAGVDPAAVEVVFTGADHGVERGVEQDYQRSLPLADAFGADVLLAYAMNGAPLPPQHGSPVRLVVPGWYGMAHVKWLREITVADRPFTGFQNAVAYRLLREPGEPGEPVTRIEPRALLVPPGFPDFMSRTRVVRPGAVSLTGRAWSGHAPVERVEVSTDDGHTWTDADLGPHPHPWAWRPWTATWRATPGRHVLVARATDAAGRTQPADQTWNAGGFANNAVQRVPVLCDG is encoded by the coding sequence GTGGACGCGCGGCTGCCGGAGGTCAGCTTCCCCGCGCGGCTGGCCGAACCCGGCGAGGGGATCGGCATGGACGAGTTGGCGCTCGCGGCGCGCAACCACGGCATGCCGCTGGAGGCCCTGCGCTACGACGTCACGCCGGTCGGCCTGCACTACCTGCTGACCCATTACGACATCCCGGTTGTCGACCCGGACCAGTGGCGGCTGGCCGTCGGCGGCAGGGTGGGGCGGCCGCTGGAACTGGACCTGGCCGGGCTGCGTTCGCGACCGGCCCGGACCGTGCGGGTGACCATGGAGTGCGCGGGCAACGGCCGCGCCCGCCTGCTGCCCCGGCCGGTCAGCCAGCCGTGGCTGGTCGGGGCCGTGGGCACCGCGGAGTGGACCGGAGTCCCGTTGCGCGAGGTCCTGACCGAGGCCGGCGTCGACCCGGCCGCGGTGGAGGTCGTGTTCACCGGCGCGGACCACGGCGTCGAACGCGGTGTGGAGCAGGACTACCAGCGGTCGCTGCCGCTCGCCGACGCGTTCGGCGCGGACGTCCTTCTCGCCTACGCGATGAACGGCGCGCCCTTGCCACCCCAGCACGGCAGCCCCGTCCGGCTCGTGGTCCCCGGCTGGTACGGCATGGCCCACGTCAAGTGGCTCCGCGAGATCACCGTCGCCGACCGGCCGTTCACCGGCTTCCAGAACGCCGTCGCCTACCGCCTGCTCCGCGAGCCCGGTGAGCCCGGCGAGCCGGTCACCCGGATCGAGCCCAGGGCACTGCTCGTCCCGCCGGGCTTCCCCGACTTCATGTCCCGGACGCGGGTGGTGCGGCCCGGCGCCGTCAGCCTCACCGGCCGCGCCTGGTCCGGCCACGCCCCCGTCGAGCGCGTCGAGGTCAGCACCGACGACGGCCACACCTGGACCGACGCCGACCTCGGACCGCACCCGCACCCGTGGGCGTGGCGGCCCTGGACGGCGACCTGGCGCGCCACACCCGGCAGGCACGTCCTCGTCGCCCGCGCGACCGACGCGGCCGGCCGGACCCAGCCGGCCGACCAGACGTGGAACGCCGGCGGGTTCGCCAACAACGCGGTCCAGCGAGTCCCGGTGCTCTGCGACGGGTGA